A genomic window from Microvirga sp. TS319 includes:
- the fumC gene encoding class II fumarate hydratase, giving the protein MSPATRIETDTFGPIEVPADKLWGAQTQRSLQNFRIGTDRMPVPLVHALAIVKQAAALVNKDLGKLEPRIADAIASAAADVVEGKYDDEFPLVVYQTGSGTQSNMNMNEVLSNLAIERLGGERGSKKPVHPNDHVNMGQSSNDSFPTAMHIAVAREIHDRLVPALKHLLQALEAKSEAFKDLVKIGRTHLQDATPVTLGQEFSGYAAQVRLGIARIEQTLPGIYALAQGGTAVGTGLNAHPEFAERFAAKVVELTALPFTSAANKFEALAAHDALIYTHGALASLSAALFKIANDIRLMGSGPRSGIGEISLPENEPGSSIMPGKVNPTQAEAMTMLCCQVAGNQTTVTFAGSQGHFELNVFKPVMVNVVLQSIRLLADGAVSFTDNCVVGIEPNEDRLKELMGRSLMLVTALAPTIGYDKAAAIAKSAHKNGTTLKEEALKAGVSSEDFEAVVRPETMLQPGE; this is encoded by the coding sequence ATGTCGCCCGCAACCCGCATCGAAACAGATACCTTCGGCCCCATCGAAGTTCCCGCCGACAAGCTCTGGGGCGCTCAGACGCAGCGCTCCCTCCAGAACTTCCGGATCGGCACGGACCGGATGCCCGTCCCGCTCGTCCACGCGCTGGCCATCGTCAAGCAGGCCGCGGCCCTCGTGAACAAGGACCTCGGCAAGCTGGAGCCCCGCATCGCCGACGCCATCGCGTCGGCCGCCGCGGACGTGGTGGAGGGCAAGTACGACGACGAATTCCCGCTCGTGGTCTACCAGACGGGTTCGGGCACCCAGTCCAACATGAACATGAACGAGGTGCTCTCGAACCTCGCCATCGAGCGCCTCGGCGGCGAACGCGGCAGCAAGAAGCCGGTTCACCCCAACGATCATGTGAATATGGGCCAGTCGTCGAACGACTCGTTCCCGACCGCCATGCATATCGCCGTGGCGCGCGAGATCCACGACCGCCTCGTCCCCGCTCTCAAGCATCTTCTCCAGGCCCTCGAGGCCAAGTCGGAAGCCTTCAAGGACCTCGTGAAGATCGGCCGCACGCATCTCCAGGACGCGACGCCGGTCACGCTCGGCCAGGAATTCTCCGGCTATGCGGCGCAGGTGCGCCTCGGCATTGCCCGCATCGAGCAGACGCTGCCCGGCATCTATGCCCTGGCCCAGGGCGGCACCGCCGTCGGCACGGGCCTTAACGCCCATCCCGAATTCGCGGAACGCTTCGCCGCCAAGGTGGTGGAGCTGACCGCCCTGCCCTTCACCTCGGCTGCCAACAAGTTCGAGGCTCTCGCCGCCCACGACGCCCTGATCTACACCCACGGCGCCCTGGCGAGCCTCTCCGCCGCCCTGTTCAAGATCGCCAACGACATCCGTCTCATGGGCTCCGGCCCGCGCTCGGGTATCGGCGAGATTTCGCTGCCCGAGAACGAGCCCGGCTCGTCGATCATGCCCGGCAAGGTCAACCCGACCCAGGCCGAGGCCATGACGATGCTGTGCTGCCAGGTGGCCGGTAACCAGACCACCGTCACCTTCGCGGGCAGCCAGGGCCATTTCGAGCTCAACGTGTTCAAGCCGGTGATGGTGAATGTCGTGCTGCAGTCGATCCGCCTGCTCGCCGACGGCGCGGTCAGCTTCACCGACAACTGCGTCGTCGGAATCGAGCCCAATGAGGACCGCCTCAAGGAGCTGATGGGGCGTTCCCTCATGCTCGTGACGGCGCTGGCTCCGACCATCGGGTACGACAAGGCCGCCGCCATCGCCAAGTCCGCGCACAAGAACGGCACGACCTTGAAGGAAGAAGCGCTCAAGGCCGGGGTTTCGTCGGAGGATTTCGAGGCCGTCGTCCGTCCCGAGACGATGCTTCAGCCGGGCGAATAA
- a CDS encoding cytochrome P450, with protein MTDALDAPLFRPPAPEPLQEAPGLFSFLLALRRNPLTTWTARHFEERIISGSGALGRITVVNDPEVIRHVLVDNAANYRKDDLQLRVLAPGLGRGLLTAEGEEWKLQRRTIAPLFPPRIVAGFFPAMVVSAERLVRRWRRRPEGREVDISLEMTRVTLDVLERTIFSKGVARDPDALGRAISRYFEGLGRIDPVDIFGLPDWVPRIGRWRARPAIRFFEELVNELIQSRKALLRRGEPAPRDLLTLLLEAADPETGKGLSDLEVGANIVTFIGAGHETTANALSWSIYLISQDERVRRRIEEEVDTVLGKGPLEPRHLDSLVYTRAVLDEAMRLYPPAPFLSRAAIEDDRIGDLTIPAETIVTIAPYVLHRHRTLWDEPDAFRPERFLPEEKAGIDRFAYLPFGAGPRVCIGATFALQEAVIVLATVVRAVRLDLREGHEVTPLHRITLRPHGGLPMRLTHRSI; from the coding sequence ATGACCGACGCGCTCGACGCCCCTCTTTTCCGCCCACCGGCGCCCGAACCGCTCCAGGAGGCGCCGGGGCTGTTCTCGTTCCTCTTGGCCCTGCGTCGGAATCCGCTGACGACATGGACCGCGCGCCATTTCGAGGAGCGGATCATCTCGGGCAGCGGAGCGCTGGGGCGGATCACCGTGGTGAACGATCCGGAGGTCATCCGCCATGTCCTCGTCGACAATGCCGCCAATTACCGGAAGGACGATCTGCAGCTGCGGGTTCTGGCACCGGGCCTGGGCCGGGGCCTGCTGACGGCCGAGGGTGAGGAATGGAAGCTCCAGCGCCGCACCATCGCTCCCCTGTTCCCGCCGCGTATCGTAGCGGGGTTCTTCCCGGCCATGGTCGTATCGGCCGAGCGCCTCGTGCGCCGCTGGCGGCGGCGGCCGGAGGGACGGGAGGTCGATATCTCCCTCGAAATGACGCGCGTGACCCTCGACGTGCTGGAGCGGACGATCTTCTCGAAAGGCGTGGCGCGGGACCCGGATGCTCTCGGCCGCGCCATTTCCCGTTACTTCGAGGGGCTGGGCCGCATCGATCCCGTGGACATCTTCGGCCTGCCGGACTGGGTGCCGCGCATCGGGCGCTGGCGGGCCCGGCCCGCCATCCGCTTCTTCGAGGAACTCGTGAACGAACTGATCCAGAGCCGGAAGGCCCTGCTACGACGGGGCGAGCCAGCCCCGCGCGACCTCCTGACCCTGCTTCTCGAGGCCGCCGACCCGGAAACCGGAAAGGGGCTCAGCGACCTGGAGGTGGGCGCCAACATCGTGACCTTCATCGGCGCGGGCCATGAGACCACCGCCAACGCCCTGTCCTGGTCGATCTATCTGATTTCGCAGGACGAGCGCGTCCGCCGCCGGATCGAAGAGGAGGTGGATACGGTCCTGGGCAAGGGGCCGCTCGAGCCTCGGCACCTGGACAGTCTCGTCTATACGCGCGCCGTGCTCGACGAAGCGATGCGCCTCTATCCGCCGGCGCCGTTCCTCAGTCGCGCGGCCATCGAGGACGACCGGATCGGGGATCTCACGATCCCCGCCGAGACCATCGTGACGATCGCCCCTTACGTGCTGCACCGCCACCGCACCCTCTGGGACGAGCCCGACGCCTTCCGGCCCGAGCGTTTCCTGCCCGAGGAGAAGGCCGGAATCGACCGTTTCGCCTATCTGCCCTTCGGGGCGGGCCCACGGGTCTGCATCGGAGCGACCTTCGCCCTGCAGGAAGCCGTGATCGTTCTCGCCACCGTCGTGAGGGCGGTGCGCCTCGATTTAAGGGAAGGGCACGAGGTCACGCCGCTGCATCGCATCACGCTCAGACCGCATGGGGGCCTGCCCATGCGGCTGACGCATCGCTCAATCTGA
- a CDS encoding SspB family protein, whose translation MAGKDLIRYDLLVQDALKGVVRKVLIDAGKDGLPGEHHFYISFQTDFPGVRLSNRLREKYPQEMTIVLQHQFWDLNVTEHTFEVGLSFSGIPERLLIPFDALTGFFDPSVQFGLKFDGQDDEEDEIAEAPPAPQPIRGSEPVELKQPRKPAPAADKKPAPETAPAKAEQPSGEPGSAAKPEAADAGASGTAEVVSLDSFRKKN comes from the coding sequence ATGGCCGGCAAAGACCTGATCCGCTACGATCTTCTGGTGCAGGACGCGCTGAAGGGCGTCGTGCGCAAAGTGCTGATCGATGCCGGCAAGGATGGCCTTCCTGGCGAGCACCACTTCTATATCTCCTTCCAGACGGATTTTCCGGGCGTCCGGCTCTCGAACCGACTGCGCGAAAAATATCCCCAGGAGATGACCATCGTTCTCCAGCACCAGTTCTGGGATCTGAACGTCACCGAACACACCTTCGAGGTGGGTCTCTCCTTCTCGGGCATTCCCGAGAGGCTGCTCATCCCCTTCGATGCGCTCACCGGCTTCTTCGATCCGTCCGTCCAGTTCGGCCTCAAATTCGACGGTCAGGACGACGAGGAGGACGAGATCGCCGAAGCACCACCGGCGCCGCAGCCCATACGCGGATCCGAGCCTGTGGAGCTGAAGCAGCCCCGCAAGCCCGCGCCCGCCGCGGACAAGAAGCCCGCTCCCGAGACGGCCCCTGCCAAGGCCGAGCAGCCCTCGGGCGAACCGGGCTCCGCGGCGAAGCCCGAAGCCGCCGACGCCGGAGCCTCCGGCACCGCCGAAGTCGTGAGCCTCGACTCCTTCCGCAAGAAGAACTGA
- a CDS encoding thymidylate synthase: protein MQAYHDLLRRIMDEGVRKDDRTGTGTISVFGHQMRFDLSQGFPLVTTKKLHLRSIIHELLWFLKGDTNIGYLRENGVTIWDEWADENGDLGPVYGKQWRSWAKPDGGTVDQIRWVLDEIRRNPDSRRLIVSAWNPADLDRMALAPCHCLFQFYVAEGRLSCQLYQRSADVFLGVPFNIASYALLTHMMAQAAGLQPGDFVHSFGDAHLYLNHLEQARLQLSREPRALPKLRLNPTVRSLFDFTFDDIAIEGYDPHPAIKAPVAV from the coding sequence ATGCAAGCCTATCACGATCTTCTGCGCCGTATCATGGACGAGGGCGTCCGCAAGGACGACAGGACCGGAACCGGTACGATTTCCGTCTTCGGGCACCAGATGCGCTTCGATCTAAGTCAAGGCTTCCCGCTCGTCACGACGAAGAAGCTGCACCTGCGCTCGATCATCCACGAACTGCTCTGGTTCCTGAAGGGCGACACCAACATCGGCTACCTGCGGGAGAACGGGGTCACGATCTGGGACGAATGGGCGGACGAGAACGGCGATCTCGGCCCCGTCTACGGCAAGCAATGGCGTTCCTGGGCGAAGCCCGACGGCGGCACGGTCGATCAGATTCGGTGGGTGCTCGACGAAATTCGCCGCAACCCCGATTCGCGCCGCCTGATCGTCTCGGCCTGGAACCCGGCGGATCTCGACAGGATGGCGCTCGCGCCCTGCCACTGCCTGTTCCAGTTCTATGTTGCCGAGGGGCGGCTCTCCTGTCAGCTCTATCAGCGCTCGGCGGATGTTTTCCTCGGCGTGCCGTTCAACATCGCGTCCTATGCGCTCCTGACCCACATGATGGCGCAGGCTGCTGGCCTCCAGCCGGGCGATTTCGTGCATTCCTTCGGCGATGCGCATCTCTACCTGAACCATCTGGAGCAGGCGCGCCTGCAGCTCTCGCGCGAGCCGCGCGCCCTGCCGAAGCTGCGGCTCAATCCCACCGTGCGGTCCCTGTTCGATTTCACCTTCGACGACATCGCCATCGAAGGCTACGATCCGCATCCCGCCATCAAGGCCCCCGTTGCGGTCTGA
- a CDS encoding DUF2293 domain-containing protein, which yields MNRREAIQSAVRVLAPRIPKHEFESVTDHALGSRGLHMASPETAAWLSITAYIRHRLTDYDNLLDEGYDVESARFFVLDDMNAILTEWGSPRRVEAEAD from the coding sequence ATGAACAGGCGGGAGGCCATCCAAAGCGCCGTCCGGGTCCTGGCTCCGAGGATTCCGAAGCACGAATTCGAGTCCGTGACCGATCACGCCCTCGGCAGCCGGGGCCTCCACATGGCATCGCCCGAAACCGCGGCCTGGCTTTCGATCACGGCCTATATCCGCCACCGCCTGACGGATTATGACAATCTTCTCGATGAGGGTTACGACGTGGAAAGCGCCCGCTTCTTCGTGCTCGACGACATGAACGCCATTCTGACGGAATGGGGTTCGCCGCGCCGCGTCGAGGCCGAGGCGGATTGA
- a CDS encoding N-acetyltransferase family protein, producing MALTIRKAEERDTALVFSFIRDLAEYERLAHEVDATEADIAKALFGPNPRAFADIAEWEGHPAGFALWFYNFSTFRGRHGIYLEDLFVRPEFRSRGIGKALLKHLARRCVTEGLARLEWWVLDWNEPALKVYRAIGAVPMNEWTVQRVTGDALTRLAAAE from the coding sequence ATGGCACTCACGATCCGCAAAGCCGAAGAGCGCGACACGGCGCTCGTCTTCTCCTTCATTCGCGACCTCGCCGAATACGAGCGTCTCGCGCATGAGGTCGACGCCACCGAGGCCGATATCGCGAAGGCGCTCTTTGGGCCCAATCCGCGCGCCTTCGCGGATATCGCCGAGTGGGAGGGCCACCCCGCGGGCTTCGCCCTGTGGTTCTACAATTTTTCCACCTTTCGGGGCCGCCACGGCATTTACCTGGAGGATCTCTTCGTGCGGCCCGAGTTCCGGTCCAGGGGGATCGGCAAGGCCCTGCTCAAGCACCTCGCGCGCCGCTGCGTGACGGAGGGCTTGGCGCGGCTCGAATGGTGGGTGCTCGACTGGAACGAGCCCGCGTTGAAGGTCTACCGGGCCATCGGGGCCGTTCCGATGAATGAATGGACCGTGCAGCGCGTCACCGGCGATGCTCTGACGAGACTGGCGGCGGCAGAATGA
- a CDS encoding dihydrofolate reductase, whose product MTIPLILVVAVAENGAIGRDNQLLWRLRTDLKRFRELTMGKPMIMGRKTYQSIGKPLPGRETIVLTRDDGFSASGVHVAHSWDEAVAKGEGIAGRMGADAVAVVGGAEIYRIALPHVETIYLTEVATAPEGDAFFPPVDRTRFREVARISHPKSPDDEHPFTFIDFQRRR is encoded by the coding sequence ATGACGATTCCGCTCATCCTCGTTGTCGCCGTTGCCGAGAACGGCGCGATCGGGCGCGACAACCAGCTTCTCTGGCGCCTCAGAACCGATCTCAAGCGCTTTCGCGAGCTCACGATGGGCAAGCCCATGATCATGGGCCGCAAGACCTACCAGTCCATCGGCAAGCCTCTTCCGGGCCGGGAGACCATCGTCCTGACGCGCGACGACGGCTTTTCCGCATCCGGAGTCCACGTCGCCCACAGCTGGGACGAGGCCGTGGCGAAGGGGGAGGGGATCGCCGGAAGAATGGGAGCCGATGCCGTTGCGGTGGTCGGCGGAGCCGAGATCTACAGGATCGCCCTGCCGCATGTGGAGACGATTTACCTGACGGAGGTCGCGACGGCTCCGGAGGGAGACGCCTTCTTTCCTCCGGTCGACCGAACACGCTTTCGTGAAGTCGCCCGGATTTCCCACCCCAAAAGCCCGGATGACGAGCACCCGTTTACCTTTATTGACTTCCAGAGGCGTCGCTGA
- the hflK gene encoding FtsH protease activity modulator HflK codes for MPWSNQSGGGGPWGQRGGSGGGKSPWGSGGSQGNGNPPDLEDILRRSQDRLRDFIPGGSMGGKGLILLVLAVIAIWLLTGFYTVRPNEVGINMVFGKYSSTSGEGLRYNYPYPIGRVIKPNVTAQQRVEVGYRSTATGQGRARDVIEESLMLTGDENIVDIDFDAVWQINPARPQDYVFNLQNPDGTIKSVAESAMREVIGRRNIQAILTTEQANIAQEVRQIMQKALDAYGAGVLINVVQLQAARPPADVQQAFYDVNAAQQDAVRVQNEASAYASRIVPEARGDAARTVQQAEAYREQSVADATGQAARFRQVYEEYRKAPDVSRERIFLETMERVFGGADKIIVDQKGQGVVPFLPLNQMPQSQSNAAGAQGNNQNNNQGATR; via the coding sequence ATGCCTTGGAGTAACCAAAGCGGCGGCGGTGGCCCCTGGGGGCAGCGTGGCGGATCAGGCGGCGGCAAGAGCCCATGGGGTTCCGGCGGGTCGCAGGGCAATGGTAATCCCCCCGACCTGGAGGATATTCTGCGCCGCAGCCAGGACCGTCTCAGGGACTTCATCCCCGGCGGCTCCATGGGCGGCAAGGGTCTTATCCTTCTCGTTCTGGCCGTCATCGCCATCTGGCTTCTGACCGGGTTCTATACGGTGCGGCCCAACGAGGTCGGCATCAACATGGTCTTCGGAAAATACAGCAGCACCAGCGGCGAGGGCCTGCGGTACAATTATCCCTATCCGATCGGCCGGGTGATCAAGCCCAACGTGACGGCGCAGCAGCGGGTCGAGGTCGGCTATCGCTCCACGGCCACGGGCCAGGGACGCGCCCGCGACGTGATCGAGGAAAGCCTGATGCTGACCGGCGACGAGAACATCGTCGATATCGATTTCGATGCGGTCTGGCAGATCAATCCCGCGCGTCCTCAGGACTATGTCTTCAACCTGCAGAACCCCGACGGCACCATCAAGTCCGTGGCCGAAAGCGCCATGCGCGAGGTGATCGGCCGCCGCAACATCCAGGCCATTCTCACCACTGAGCAGGCGAACATCGCCCAGGAAGTCCGCCAGATCATGCAGAAGGCGCTCGATGCCTATGGTGCGGGCGTGCTCATCAACGTGGTGCAGCTTCAGGCGGCCCGTCCGCCGGCCGACGTCCAGCAGGCCTTCTACGACGTGAACGCCGCCCAGCAGGACGCCGTGCGCGTGCAGAACGAAGCGTCCGCCTATGCCAGCCGAATCGTTCCCGAGGCGCGCGGCGACGCGGCCCGCACGGTCCAGCAGGCCGAAGCGTACCGTGAGCAGTCCGTGGCGGATGCCACCGGTCAGGCCGCGCGTTTCCGTCAGGTTTACGAGGAATACCGCAAGGCTCCCGACGTGAGCCGCGAGCGCATCTTCCTCGAGACCATGGAGCGCGTCTTCGGCGGTGCGGACAAGATCATCGTCGATCAGAAGGGACAGGGGGTCGTGCCTTTCCTGCCGCTCAATCAGATGCCGCAATCCCAGAGCAACGCCGCAGGCGCTCAGGGCAACAATCAGAACAACAATCAGGGGGCTACGCGATGA
- the hflC gene encoding protease modulator HflC, protein MNNSVLRTGLLILLAVVAIVLYSATFIVQQTQYALVLRFGAVQSAISEPGLKFKMPLVDNVTYFEKRVLDLDLPVQTLLSADRQNLEVDAFTRYRIIDPLRFYQAVGTISLANQRLQSFTNSAMRNILASASRDAIVRTERPQLMERIQADVNRQAASLGIEMIDVRLTRVDLPNANSQAVYQRMRTEREREAADLRANGNQQAQTIRARAERDATVIRAEANQKAEELRGEGDANRNRILAEAFGQDPEFFSFYRSMQAYEASMKGTGTRLVLSPDSEFFRYFNGPSGHNGGASSTPAPQPAPAQ, encoded by the coding sequence ATGAATAACTCCGTCCTTCGCACAGGTCTTCTGATCCTTCTGGCCGTAGTGGCGATCGTCCTCTACAGCGCGACCTTTATCGTTCAGCAGACGCAATATGCGCTCGTGCTGCGCTTCGGCGCGGTGCAATCCGCGATCTCGGAGCCGGGCCTGAAGTTCAAGATGCCGCTGGTCGACAACGTGACCTATTTCGAGAAGCGGGTTCTCGATCTCGATCTGCCGGTGCAGACCCTTCTCTCGGCCGACCGGCAGAACCTCGAGGTCGACGCCTTCACCCGCTATCGCATCATCGACCCGCTGCGCTTCTACCAGGCTGTCGGCACCATCTCCCTCGCCAATCAGCGCCTGCAGAGCTTCACCAACTCGGCCATGCGCAACATTCTGGCCAGCGCCTCGCGCGACGCCATCGTGCGGACCGAGCGTCCGCAGCTGATGGAGCGCATTCAAGCCGACGTGAACCGGCAGGCCGCCAGCCTCGGCATCGAGATGATCGACGTGCGGCTCACCCGCGTCGACCTGCCCAACGCCAACAGCCAGGCGGTTTATCAGCGCATGCGCACCGAGCGTGAGCGCGAGGCGGCGGACCTTCGGGCGAACGGCAACCAGCAGGCGCAGACCATCCGGGCCCGAGCCGAGCGCGACGCGACGGTCATTCGCGCCGAAGCGAACCAGAAGGCCGAGGAGCTGCGCGGTGAGGGCGATGCCAACCGCAACCGGATCCTGGCCGAAGCCTTCGGCCAGGATCCCGAGTTCTTCAGCTTCTATCGCTCCATGCAGGCCTATGAGGCGAGCATGAAGGGAACCGGGACACGCCTGGTTCTGAGCCCCGACTCGGAGTTCTTCCGCTACTTCAACGGGCCCTCCGGGCACAATGGTGGCGCTTCCTCAACCCCGGCTCCCCAGCCGGCTCCCGCACAGTGA
- a CDS encoding DUF2065 domain-containing protein, with translation MLDLIAALGLALAVEGILFAAFPDGMRRAMYEAAHSPSERMRLVGIVSAFIGLAIIWLVRWFGSA, from the coding sequence ATGTTGGACTTGATTGCAGCCCTCGGCCTCGCTCTCGCGGTCGAGGGCATTTTGTTTGCGGCCTTCCCGGACGGCATGCGTCGCGCCATGTATGAAGCCGCCCATAGCCCGAGCGAGCGGATGCGGCTCGTCGGCATCGTTTCGGCCTTCATCGGTCTCGCCATCATCTGGCTGGTGCGATGGTTCGGCTCGGCCTAG
- a CDS encoding DegQ family serine endoprotease — translation MSQATKALALSAKARDPEVDSTFGANPMLSPDHGCIVGADPAGRAGENRPHLSGQYAKAPSGRPLRRLAASFFAVMTFVAVAMPIPSYARSAPESFADLADEVTGAVVNISASTTVEARNRTLPQLPPGTPFEDLFEEFFNRRGQGNGENTPPRPRSSNSLGSGFVIDPSGIVVTNNHVIGDANDISVIFSDGTRLKAEIVGKDSKVDLAVLRVKPDKPLKAVKFGDSESLRPGDWVMAIGNPFGLGGSVTAGIVSARGRNIESGPYDNYIQTDAAINKGNSGGPLFNMNGEVIGINTAILSPTGGSVGIGFAVPASTAAPVIEQLRQFGETRRGWLGVRIQNVDDATAEALSLGSARGALIAGVDEKGPAKPAGLDVGDVIVKFDGKDVKDSRDLPRIVASTPVGKEVDVAIVRKGQEMTKKVTLGRLEDGEKQANLQQPSGEPPTVTRQALGLSMSGMTDDLRRRYSLKDDLKGVVITKVDPNSSASDKRIQAGEVIVEVNQEPVTSPADVTKKIDDLKGQGRKSALLLVSNAQGEVRFVALSIE, via the coding sequence ATGTCTCAAGCCACGAAAGCGCTGGCGCTCTCCGCAAAAGCGCGGGACCCGGAAGTGGATTCCACTTTCGGGGCAAATCCGATGCTCTCGCCCGATCACGGGTGCATCGTCGGTGCGGATCCTGCGGGCCGGGCTGGCGAAAACCGGCCCCATTTGTCCGGACAATACGCCAAGGCGCCGTCCGGGCGTCCCCTGCGCCGTCTGGCCGCATCCTTCTTCGCCGTCATGACGTTCGTCGCCGTGGCGATGCCGATTCCGTCTTATGCCCGCTCGGCTCCGGAATCCTTCGCGGATCTGGCCGACGAGGTCACAGGGGCCGTGGTCAATATCTCGGCCTCGACCACCGTCGAAGCCCGCAACCGCACCCTGCCGCAACTGCCGCCCGGAACCCCGTTCGAGGATCTCTTCGAGGAGTTCTTCAACCGGCGCGGTCAGGGCAACGGCGAGAATACGCCTCCGCGTCCGCGCAGCTCCAATTCCCTGGGCTCCGGCTTCGTGATCGATCCGTCGGGCATCGTGGTCACCAACAACCACGTCATCGGCGACGCCAACGACATCAGCGTCATCTTTTCCGACGGCACGCGTCTCAAGGCGGAGATCGTAGGCAAGGATTCGAAGGTCGATCTCGCGGTGCTGCGCGTGAAGCCCGACAAGCCGCTCAAGGCCGTGAAGTTCGGGGATTCGGAATCCCTTCGCCCCGGCGACTGGGTCATGGCCATCGGCAATCCGTTCGGCCTCGGCGGCTCCGTGACGGCAGGCATCGTGTCGGCGCGCGGCCGAAACATCGAGTCCGGCCCCTATGACAACTACATCCAGACCGACGCGGCCATCAACAAAGGCAATTCCGGCGGGCCGCTGTTCAATATGAACGGCGAGGTCATCGGCATCAATACGGCCATCCTCTCGCCCACCGGCGGCTCGGTCGGCATCGGTTTCGCGGTTCCCGCCTCGACGGCCGCGCCGGTGATCGAGCAGCTGCGCCAGTTCGGCGAAACCCGCCGGGGATGGCTCGGCGTGCGCATCCAGAACGTCGACGATGCCACGGCGGAAGCCCTCAGCCTCGGGAGCGCCCGCGGGGCTCTGATCGCGGGCGTGGACGAGAAAGGCCCCGCCAAGCCCGCCGGGCTCGATGTCGGCGACGTGATCGTCAAGTTCGACGGCAAGGATGTGAAGGATTCCCGCGACCTGCCGCGGATCGTGGCTTCCACGCCCGTGGGCAAGGAGGTCGACGTGGCGATCGTCCGCAAGGGCCAGGAGATGACCAAGAAGGTGACCCTGGGCCGCCTGGAGGACGGGGAGAAGCAGGCGAACCTGCAGCAGCCTTCCGGCGAGCCCCCGACCGTCACCCGTCAGGCGCTCGGCCTGAGCATGTCCGGCATGACCGACGACTTGCGCCGTCGCTACAGCCTGAAGGACGACCTGAAGGGCGTCGTGATCACCAAGGTCGACCCCAACTCTTCGGCGTCCGACAAGCGGATCCAGGCCGGCGAGGTGATCGTGGAGGTCAATCAGGAGCCCGTGACGAGCCCGGCGGACGTGACCAAGAAGATCGACGATCTCAAGGGACAGGGACGGAAATCCGCTCTTCTCCTGGTCTCGAACGCGCAGGGCGAAGTGCGCTTCGTGGCCCTATCGATCGAGTAA